One window of Dyadobacter sandarakinus genomic DNA carries:
- a CDS encoding lytic transglycosylase domain-containing protein: protein MRISKKVLWLGAICVGVWNMPARAFVPQEQLEVEPDTFEAVSQEETAIMPYLPEVEEIGENPAIPEKLLRARFAKLEKSIPLTYHKSSHEFVEYFIYKKAHFTRMVMERMPLYFPMFEKALQKHGLPTELKYLSMIESGLNPTIISHARAGGLWQFMPATGREFGLYQDKYVDERFEPAKATEAACLYLKQLYNIFGDWELALASYNTGPGNVKRAMRRSRGTTFWTIYNVLPRETRSYVPQYVAMNYMMNYGADHGIYPENTEFPVPHDTIHVNGYIDLLSFCQQSGMNFEEIRKLNPQITKTSLPEQTRDFILKVPSVQYTYFVSNRDTIMSACTRKNGLLPAVMLARADSTGTDSLGRAATAFPYASVASADVDEEEDEPSAVSRTRKSSHTVRRGETLMSISRKYHVTVSELKKWNHLRRSSINRGQRLVLWKEVKVAEPRTRVASAEPEKPKVATISHNRHTKKRYHTVQKGDTLWIISQRYGLEIGQLKKKNRIRGNSIKPGQRLIISS, encoded by the coding sequence ATGAGGATTTCAAAAAAAGTGTTGTGGCTCGGGGCCATCTGTGTTGGAGTTTGGAATATGCCGGCAAGGGCGTTTGTTCCGCAGGAGCAGTTGGAAGTTGAGCCCGATACATTTGAAGCAGTAAGCCAGGAAGAAACGGCCATTATGCCTTATCTCCCGGAAGTTGAAGAGATTGGTGAAAACCCGGCTATACCCGAAAAGCTTTTGAGGGCACGTTTTGCCAAGCTTGAAAAGTCCATTCCTCTTACTTACCACAAGTCTTCCCACGAGTTTGTAGAATATTTCATTTATAAAAAGGCCCATTTTACGCGGATGGTCATGGAGCGTATGCCCCTATACTTCCCGATGTTTGAAAAAGCCCTTCAGAAACATGGTCTGCCAACTGAGCTGAAGTATCTTTCCATGATTGAGTCGGGGCTCAACCCGACCATCATTTCTCATGCGAGGGCAGGCGGGTTGTGGCAGTTTATGCCAGCGACAGGCAGGGAGTTCGGATTGTACCAGGATAAATATGTAGATGAACGTTTTGAACCTGCAAAGGCCACCGAAGCTGCCTGCCTTTATCTGAAACAGCTATATAACATTTTCGGTGACTGGGAACTTGCACTCGCTTCGTATAACACGGGCCCGGGAAATGTAAAAAGGGCCATGCGCCGCTCGCGTGGCACTACTTTCTGGACGATCTATAATGTTCTTCCACGTGAGACACGGTCGTATGTACCTCAGTATGTGGCCATGAACTATATGATGAACTATGGTGCAGACCACGGTATTTATCCTGAAAATACCGAGTTTCCGGTCCCGCATGATACGATTCATGTGAACGGGTACATTGACCTGTTATCATTCTGCCAGCAGAGCGGCATGAACTTCGAGGAAATCAGGAAGCTTAATCCGCAAATTACCAAAACAAGCCTTCCGGAGCAAACGCGTGATTTTATTCTGAAAGTGCCCAGCGTGCAGTATACTTACTTTGTGAGCAACCGTGATACCATCATGAGTGCTTGTACGAGGAAAAACGGTCTGCTTCCTGCTGTGATGCTGGCGCGTGCCGACAGTACCGGGACAGACTCCCTGGGACGTGCTGCAACTGCATTTCCTTATGCTTCCGTAGCCTCCGCTGATGTGGATGAGGAAGAAGATGAACCATCCGCCGTCAGCAGAACGCGTAAGTCGTCACATACAGTGCGCCGGGGCGAAACACTGATGTCCATTTCAAGAAAGTACCATGTAACGGTATCTGAACTGAAAAAATGGAACCACCTTCGCCGCAGCTCTATCAACCGCGGTCAGCGGCTTGTGCTCTGGAAAGAAGTAAAAGTGGCCGAGCCGCGCACCAGAGTTGCTTCGGCAGAGCCCGAAAAGCCGAAAGTAGCAACCATTTCGCACAACCGGCATACTAAAAAGCGTTATCATACCGTACAGAAGGGAGATACACTCTGGATCATTTCCCAGCGCTACGGGCTCGAAATCGGGCAGCTGAAAAAGAAGAACAGAATTCGTGGAAACTCCATTAAACCAGGTCAGCGACTCATCATATCATCCTAG